A DNA window from Chryseobacterium sp. MEBOG06 contains the following coding sequences:
- a CDS encoding S41 family peptidase — translation MKLLYTIIICFLFCNQHINAQDNPKKYVADAILLMKHHSVNKGKINWDAVTVEAMNAIKGKKTNKEAYPVIVNSIKSLEDHHSGFYPPEMVQSYMKTYKESGLEFPFPKDSLINGDLGYITIPAIGNLNNDDWNLYVRDFYEKIKLLDTHQLQAWIIDLRENDGGMFSPMFRAIEPFLDQQNVVGSKDNEGKVGYYKYKDKNILFDNTIIATINVEKIKLKNKDIPVFVLVSKKTASSGEFVTAALAGQKNVRIIGANTQGLTSDNSEFRLLDGAILKLTTGILINRKGEEYREIGKGITPDIITKTNNLSYYIDAVKSALN, via the coding sequence ATGAAACTTTTATATACTATAATAATCTGCTTTTTGTTTTGTAATCAGCATATTAACGCTCAGGATAATCCAAAAAAGTATGTTGCAGATGCGATATTGCTTATGAAGCACCATTCAGTCAACAAAGGAAAGATTAACTGGGATGCCGTTACTGTCGAGGCAATGAATGCAATAAAAGGGAAAAAAACAAATAAAGAAGCCTATCCGGTGATTGTTAACAGTATTAAAAGTTTAGAAGATCATCATTCAGGGTTTTATCCTCCTGAAATGGTTCAGTCTTATATGAAAACGTATAAAGAATCCGGTCTTGAATTCCCGTTTCCCAAAGACAGTCTGATTAATGGAGACCTTGGGTATATCACCATACCGGCCATTGGGAATCTGAATAATGATGACTGGAATCTCTATGTGCGTGATTTTTATGAGAAAATAAAACTTTTGGACACCCATCAACTTCAAGCCTGGATTATTGATCTCCGTGAAAATGATGGTGGTATGTTTTCTCCAATGTTCAGAGCCATTGAGCCTTTCCTTGATCAGCAGAATGTGGTAGGATCCAAAGACAATGAAGGTAAAGTGGGGTATTACAAATATAAAGATAAAAATATACTGTTTGATAATACCATAATTGCCACAATTAATGTAGAAAAAATCAAGCTTAAAAATAAAGATATTCCGGTTTTTGTACTGGTAAGTAAGAAAACGGCAAGTTCCGGAGAGTTTGTGACAGCGGCTTTAGCAGGACAGAAAAATGTTAGAATAATAGGGGCTAACACGCAAGGGCTAACTTCTGATAATTCTGAATTTAGATTGTTAGACGGAGCGATATTGAAACTTACTACAGGTATTTTAATTAACAGAAAAGGAGAGGAATACCGTGAGATTGGCAAAGGAATTACTCCTGATATTATTACTAAGACCAATAATTTATCCTATTATATTGATGCTGTAAAGAGTGCTCTCAACTAA